A window of Metopolophium dirhodum isolate CAU chromosome 6, ASM1992520v1, whole genome shotgun sequence genomic DNA:
taattttcagacaTGGGTATACAAAATTTCGAACGCATTTTAAGTACTAGTGATGTTTTGCGCTTAgctgtaataaaaacaattacttaattatgtaaatggttttattgaaatttttaagcacatttttatttgtaaaaattaattattatttttttatactaaaaaaaaaaaatgtaaaataatgtaacataacattttatataataattattaaataatatctaacaaaaatcaaaataacaaaataaatactttataacatagcaaaaattatatttaatctcactaggtaaataatatatattaataattcaacaataattCATACAAAACAGTAAACATATTCAtgcatattacttaaattattttttttaattaaaaattattattttgttttaaaaaaactaaggCTGACAAATGTCATGGTGTAATTCTATTACGTTTTGGGGATAATATATTACCGGCTGTTGAAAAAACTCTTTCTGATGAAGCAGAAGATgctggtatacataatatttgtttagctAATACGGCTAACGTTGGATAAATGTTTTCATGATCTTTCCACCATGCACATGGATCTgcattatgatttatttgaaattccGCCATATACTTTGAAAACTCGTCAGTATCATTATTTGGTTCTTCTTCAAGTAATTCATCAAGTGCTGTGCGTTTTTCTGTAGGTATACGTACATCAGTATTTCTGCTTAACAAAACCATTTTTGAACGTACTATTTGtttaatacgatttttaatattttcggaAGATTCAAATGACATATTTTTGTATCTAGGATCAAGTATGCTAGCCATTTGAGTGATACTAATTTCTCTTTCGCAATCGTTGTCAACATCAATTTGTACAGAAAAACGTGTTAATAATTCGTGAATAATGGTCTCTTTGAATAGAGTTGAAAACCTACTATCTAGATTATTGggtttataatgttttacaatAAGACTTTTAACAATTGGTAAAACCtgaaaataaacacaataattttatgatatttacaaaataataattattgttgaatattaattatacttataatttttaatcaacttACCATTGATATAGTGACATTTTGATCAGCACATAAAACTGTTGTTGCTGTTTTTAATGGTTTCAATAAAGTAACAAGTATTTCTATTTTTTCCCAGTCTTCTTCTAGTAATTCTTGATCTTTCGCGATCTTACTATTAAAAAGTGTCCGATCAGACATAATGACAACTACAGCTGAACGAAGTTCCAACAATCGTTCTAACATATCTAGAGTAGAATTCCAACGTGTAGGGCAACTTTGTACAAGATTAAGTTTTTTCACTCTTTCTcagctaaataattttctaaggCATATGTTCTTTTAGAAGATTGTCGAAAACTAGCAACAATTTTTGATGCGGTTTTTAATAAAGGACGACATGTAtttaaatctaaacattttttcacaGCTAATTGTAGTGTATGAGCAGCACAACGATTTGAATAAATATCTTGATCGTAAAATAGTTTTACAGCATTTGAAATGTTTGCAGCATTATCATGACTAATTcccgttattttattatttaaattccaaGACTCAATAACATTCATAATACtgtcttttaaattttcagccGTATGACTTTCTTGTATTTCTTCAATTGAAAGAGTTACACTATACAATTTCCaattatcatcaaaataatgagcagtaaatgttaaatatgaatCAATTGCTGTTGATGTCCAACCATCAGttgttaaagaaatataattaatgttttctatGATATTTCTGATACTTTGTGAtttatctatatacattttttcattacgTGTAGTAATGCTTTTTCGCGATGGAATAGTATAAAGTGACTCAATTGTTGAAATTAATGAACGAAAACCTTTATTTTCAACTGTACTAAATGGTAACATATCAACAATTATCATTTTGCAAATACTTTGCGTAATAATTTCACATCGATTTTTATCTAATGGTCTTGAATTGCTTTTACAAATGTTATCGTTATGGTAGTGCTTTTTACGTTTCAAAGCAGGGCTGATTGATGATGAGGAAGTTGACTGAGAAGAAATGAAAGTTGAAGATGTTGAAGCTATTTGTTCATTATCGCTATTGCTCTCATTACTATCAATTtctctacaaaaaaatattttgggatTTTTAATCTAgtgtaataacaattattcaataattaaaattaaataaaaaatgggaGCGTCGCGAGACGTACCGTAAAAGTGAGAACTATATTTTCAGGTTAGATATTATGATGACATGGTATgataaatgcaaaatattattacaatataacaatcaaatatacaaatatgtcatcttaaaattaattattttctactaaTACAATGGTAACACTTTCAATAGCTCGTGCAGGTTCtacattaacttttaatttataaattaccacATAAATATTGACTATTTTCTTCGGGTTCAACAGCAACGCTTTCAATATTTGGTACAAGTTTAacatcaattttattatcatttacagGTTCAAtcgtaatattttgtcaattttctAGTGAAATTGATGAAACAATGGGCTTATgataactataatacaatataaatgtttttgattcaaGAGTATCGATAAAAATCCAGAGAAAACTGCATATAATGTAGTGCCATATCTTGTTGTAGATTGCAAgggatcattattcattgtcaTGTTATTAGATTaccttgttttattaaaaatcagtATACTGAcggcagcagtatattattatcaggtaggcaatctatctgcggtagatcgcggaccccgtacTGTTTGTACGTAcctaagtgtatgatttaactgtaaagtatcaaagttttaccaagtttgttatttttacttaattccgcCTAAGttggattaatataattaaataatacaaaatcctaaactaacctaaccgtactaaaatacaatgaaaaaaaccaaatttaacactctttaaattagcctatcttcttaccagaggtctaatctacgcacagacattcatttatatacataaatatgtatatttacaaaaaataataatagaaatcaaCAAACGTGCcagattaaccaatagcaaccaattatatatttatttacgcgGACGTTCAACGAAATAGGTCCCCAATTAAGCGCATATAGCGCATATTATAGCGCAATAAATTTCTcactttaataactaattaaagcATAAACAGTGTAGTATTAATAACATGCTTACCCTGTATGTTCTTTAGCGTGCTGTTCTTCATTAATTTCGTTTGCAGTGGGCTTATGCCACCGATTATAATGCGACCATAAAATAGATGTAGAtcccatattttttaaaacgtcgTTGCATACAGAACATATAgcagttttatttgatttgccacgcgtaaaaaaattccaaattttaCTTGGAGGCATTTTAGTACAATTATTCAATGTTAACACGTTTGATGCAACAGAAATACTATTCCTACAAATATGTCTCCACTCTCCACTTGATATTTTTCGATAATTCTTATTTGATAATTGTAAAAGAACATGTCCGAGTAAACAATTATAtcgataacaattattgttgtaagataaatttaacttatcttCAAAAAACCTTTTTCAATAACCATCCGAAGGTTATGCAGTAAAGATTAATTAATTGGGTATACAcactatatactatacttatctatttgaaatgtatacatttcGAACGATTTTTATGATACAaactttgatataatataacattttgttaaattttcattataataaaataatttattttaccatacattaaaaatatttgtaagtctGAAGTCACATAAAAAAGCAAATCCATAAATCCGGATAATTCGGGAAATCCGGATAAGAATTTGATTCAAATCCGGATTTGGATATCCGGATATTCGGATAATTCAGATATTCGGATTTCATGCCCATCCCTAATATATATCACTAAATCCCTCAAATAGCAccaattaattgattaattctatttatattttttttttctatattttatttaattataaatttattatactttaattttattaaaaacataaaaattaaaatttcattaaaaaataacataaacaattataataaatttatttaatatttttgacccttcaacaaaaatttttaatttagaattaaattgaattagaagtttattaattattttaataataccaaattttttatgaattataccaaatcgaataaattgatttttatttaaaatatttaatacattaaataatgaaatattaatattatattaaataaaaaaaactaaatcacctgcatttatatttattttacttaataacttttttagattatttccttatattttttcatcatcaagtcatataattttttcaattactttAGCTTTACCattctgattattttatattattttttcaacatgtaaaaatacaaaaaatataattgcacaTTTAATTCCACTTAATACACCAATTTATTTAGCCCCATTAATAACAAtcattgaaacaataagaaTCATTATTCGATCCTTTTCTTTATCTATTCGACTAACTGCAAATTTAATTGCAGGGCATttacttataacattattaaattttaattcaataataatcattattattttaattcatttataataatttttgaattatgtgTAGCTTTAATTCAAAGATATGTATTCTCAATTCTTTCATCTTTATATTCTAgagaataatgataaaaattaatcaactttatgtcattttaaatttaagtccATGAccaattttaatagcttttaatacttttaatttaataattaaaaatattataattataaattataattataaattttaaatttaatttaatatcattaataaatttaattttaattattactatgacAAGATGTAATTCGAGAAAGAACATTTCAaggtaatcataatttttatattataaatctaattaaatttagaataatcttatttattatttctgaaatatttctatttatttcatttttctgaaatttcTTACATAATTCTTTAGCACCATTAATTGAATTAGGATTAAATTTACCtcctaaaaacattaattttttcaatccaTTATTAATCccattattaaatacaattattttattaacatcaaGATTCACTGTAACATTAACTCTtctttacttattaaataattaaaaaaaaaaaacaattattttaagtatttattttttaatacttcaaatattagaatataaacatACAACATTCACATTTTCAGATTCAATTTTTTGATCATCATTTTATATAGCAACAGGATTCCATGGTTTACACGTAATTATCGGAATAATTTTCCTAATAATCAATTTActacgtataataaaaatacattttccatATATTCGTCACATCAGATTTGAATTAGCTGCATGATATTGacatttcattgatattatttgattatttttatatataactttttactgatgaaataattaattttattaatatataaatagtatatttgatttccaatcaaaaagtttaattttttaataaaataattatatttaatttaatctccatattaacaatatttattattacattaattttattctcaattataattttaatcaatataaaaataaaatttaattaccaTAAATCAGCACCATTTGAATGTGGATTTGATCCATTTAACAAATCACGAATTccattttccttaaatttttatttaattgcaattattttcttaatttttgatattgaaatctcaattattttaccaataattatatatttccaaatttctaatataatatatttcaatattatatttataacatttttatatttataattattactattttctatGAATGAAAATTTGGATcactaaattgaaaaatttaaaggataatagttaaaatttataacatttaatttgcttttaaaaattattttataatttatcttaaataagaagtaaaattttacatattaatttcgacttaataatagattattaaaatccttatttattaattgaatcCAAAAAGAGGTTTattactgttaataataatattgaaaaaaaaattccaattaaaaagattttaaaaaaaagaagctTTTAACTATCTTCTaaggaattttaaatgtttaatctttaattaatttattagtttaattaaaacattatattttcaatataaaaatattttttatttataaataataatttaaaaaacccatttttaaattaactaaaaaaactatcatatatttaaaaaaaaaatatgcaaaggaggtaccttacacaaaaatttataaaaaattaaatcaaaaattaatctttattaaaaataacaaaaatcaacacaattagaattttacctttattttaaaattatcaccaaaattaaaaatttaaaaaattaataattaataattaaaaaaaaaaaaaaaattcaaatttattattaaaaaatattcaaaaattaagtccttagaataaaaactacaaaaaaaaggaaaaccacataatgatattaaagtctggatattttatattgttattacttgttatagcgtgtaagttgaattaatattacgtataatattaatatttttattaattttatgggGATAaataaagcgttagaaattaaaatcccgtttttaacagttttttgtaatttgtcgttggtttttcccgtggaattaaataactattgagagaATCGAAAAACAACCTCTCTATAGTACCATCTTCGTCCAATTTTCTAAACGATAAGATACTCTATGTTAAAATCAAagtactccttctggtagaaatgttgtatataggttaaaataaaaaaataaacaccattgtaaaaccccTAGaacctcgctccgctcagaatctaaaatgtttagaaTTTCTAACTCAGATTTCCAGTTACgtatatttaagaattatataaaaaaagttcaacATTGAATGTTTCTCCTATCCctccaaaaaataaagtatgtaaCTAGTATGTAATGTCAATAGGTGATGGGTGAACTTATATAGTCATTGAGTATTTAAGTCATTGTAATAGATGTtgttataaactagcaattgAGGTAACTGCTTAGTTTataagttgcaggtagcaagaccgttggTAAGGATTTCTCAGACAggtttgacaaaataattagacttgttgaaaagtttaagttgtttattaAATGTCTTCTGCATAAAATACTCTAATTCCAAACTGACAAAGTTGTTATGTTGTCTCTCGTGAAGGTGCTCGTCTGTACTATGGTGTAACACGTCTAATCTACAcgccgtttcgggtctggttttatagggcctcctgctctcccatttccccctagtctatcgaCTTATCTGTGGACTTCACAGGACGTTGTTTAATTAATCATCGatacattcccacgcctggttaATCCGAGAATCGTGACCTGTTATCGTGtttgcaatatatgttatacgacATCCGTCAATATTTAGATactgtgcattatatatatatatatttcataagcaatatctaaatattatattcatacatttatgatttatgattcagGCGAGGTTGTAGGACCTATTGAAATGCGAGTTCAAGATCGCATTGCCCTCTCGTTATATTCCCATAGGTTTTCTAATCGGatatatgactttgatttatttagtCGAATTTCTATGTgctaatatttatctaatctttatgttgccaaatgtagccgaaggcgaaacgatcaataatatatcatgcgtattattgggttcgttacaatgtgttaaatttgaatttgatgaCAACTTGttgcaaacgaaaaacgattcagtGCGGTAGGGATGTCTTAgcgtagataaaaatatatactagtataattatattttaatcaatctCTGGTCTTAGTCACTaggtatttctaaaaaattttgaattcctTTGTTAAGTAACtaagcttataatatatatattttttgatattaattgtatttaattcatattCAGGAAAATTACTCATGGGTCTTAccacaatttttaaatgtgtgCTAATTCAAACCAAAAagttgcaatattataatatataacttataggtacctataataatgttaatcagACGGCGCGCTGAGTATGCAAAATAATAGCATTCCGGTCGAAcgatacaaaatacaatttaatttagctTATTATAGCTTACTTTTATCGCAgctaaattaactttaaatcaACAGGGTATGTATATAAGCTACaagtatcattattatattcaagttTAGGTATCATGTTAATATTTCCAGTTAtctacgtatatatttttataagatgaatataaaaaaaaattcagcctTGAATGTTACACTCGCCTATCTCCCAAAAACATAAAGTTGGTCTAAAATGTGTTGTTTTTCAAAAAGGTATACACAATTAggatatttactaatataattaaactaataatactcTAAGCAGAGATGGCTGTTAGTAACAGTTTTGGGTGTGCAGGGTGTCTTAAGCTGCCCGTACACGATTAATGATATTGATATCAATTGAACATCAATTGATTAAGGACATTGATTCAGGCATTCAAActaggtactttatttatatatttacgttatttcacggttgtaacttgtagataatattatataccatataggTTAGTTAAAACAGTAATTACAAATAACCAATATTTTAGACctaaaaaaacagaatattctattacctacattaaacttttacatattatacctatctagtAAAGAAAATACTGTTATAATGAGTGAAAAGAAGATTATATAGCAGAAGAATAATCATTAAGGTCCTTAAAGtcacactttttttaaaaggtgAATTTTTTCTGGAGTCACCTGTAAAATGGGATGACTTTGGACATGTACCTATTAGATTACATTATAAATCGATGttataattacaatggttgactTCGGACAATATAGATAGTCTGTGCATGCCAATgatagttatagtataatataaacaaactaaCTATATAAAGTAATCAtatccaaatatatattttgttgcaGCTAGACACATCTCTTTTTTTgcttttattttgttgattctgtaaaacaaaaaattaatagctGATTAACTGATTATTgtagaaacatttttaatataaatactcatAAATCTAACCAACGTTTGTATACATCATTATATATTAAccatataagtttttattacgtaaataatctgtatttttttttaaattaaaactattaattttttttatttatttattaagataacTTCAGAATTTAAACCATTGACagacaataaaatttatttttgtaatgttttatatattaaagtgctaaataaaaatcaaatatcatacctaagttttacattaaatagaatatttaaaacaatttgaaacgtattttaaaaatgtcagtacctaatataaaattacaaaaatattatcttgtcCAATAAATTCAACTccattgaatacatttattttgtataatcgATGGAGTCTTTGAAACATTAGCTTATAAAGGTTCCATCCTGGGTCTCAGTTGGTTGGAACCTCCACAGATCAGTCTTTCCATTCTTCTCTGTTCTTTGATATGTTCCAATCAACTTCTCATGACTGTGTAAGTTCCATCATGGTTTCTTCTTACACCGTTCATCCATGACACATGGTCT
This region includes:
- the LOC132946998 gene encoding uncharacterized protein LOC132946998, whose product is MASILDPRYKNMSFESSENIKNRIKQIVRSKMVLLSRNTDVRIPTEKRTALDELLEEEPNNDTDEFSKYMAEFQINHNADPCAWWKDHENIYPTLAVLAKQILCIPASSASSERVFSTAGNILSPKRNRITP
- the LOC132946581 gene encoding uncharacterized protein LOC132946581, with protein sequence MLERLLELRSAVVVIMSDRTLFNSKIAKDQELLEEDWEKIEILVTLLKPLKTATTVLCADQNVTISMVLPIVKSLIVKHYKPNNLDSRFSTLFKETIIHELLTRFSRN